Proteins from a single region of Amycolatopsis sp. CA-230715:
- a CDS encoding cytochrome P450 codes for MSRRFAVVRAGYPHRMSRNLEGLSDKVPATGGTEDLVKVASVLDTVRIAGKAVLPTLAGGVIKRRPRVLAAAQKLRLDGPSIPLFQSLRHRYGPGPLRLRIPGRSIAVVLSGADVGRVLEGSPAPFTPATTEKKAALSHFQPHGVLISEQPERGERREYVESVLETERPLHEIAAAAVTVVEEETAALLENRGGELDWDAFNIAWWRIVRRVVLGDGARDDDEVTDLLAKLRRDANWAYLHPDKDETRRRFETRLRGHLDRAEPGSLAQVMATTSAGGEVDPVGQVPHWLFAFDAAGMVTLRTLALLATHPEQDTEARAEIDGLDLGAPQALPYLRASVLDTVRLWPTTPVLLRESTAETAWGEDTKLPAGTEFLVFTPFFHRDGESLPYADRFSPESWLDGSAQRKPALVPFSAGPGECPGRNVVLLVVSTMLANLVRAKRFRLVSPPPLSPGAPLPPTIDNFGLRFAVAEA; via the coding sequence GTGAGCCGCCGTTTCGCGGTGGTGCGGGCGGGGTATCCGCACCGCATGAGCCGCAACCTCGAAGGACTTTCGGACAAGGTGCCCGCGACCGGGGGCACGGAAGATCTCGTCAAGGTGGCCTCGGTGCTCGACACCGTGCGGATCGCCGGGAAGGCGGTGCTGCCGACGCTGGCGGGCGGGGTCATCAAGCGCCGCCCGCGCGTACTGGCGGCGGCGCAGAAGCTGCGGCTCGACGGCCCGTCGATCCCGTTGTTCCAGTCGCTGCGCCACCGGTACGGGCCGGGGCCGCTGCGGCTGCGGATCCCGGGCAGGTCGATCGCGGTCGTGCTCTCCGGCGCCGACGTCGGCAGGGTGCTCGAAGGCTCGCCCGCGCCGTTCACCCCGGCCACCACGGAGAAAAAGGCGGCGCTGAGCCATTTCCAGCCGCACGGCGTGCTCATCTCCGAGCAGCCCGAGCGCGGGGAACGGCGCGAGTACGTCGAATCCGTGCTCGAAACCGAGCGGCCGCTGCACGAGATCGCCGCCGCCGCGGTGACCGTGGTCGAGGAGGAAACCGCCGCACTGCTGGAAAACCGCGGCGGGGAGCTGGACTGGGACGCGTTCAACATCGCCTGGTGGCGCATCGTGCGCAGGGTCGTGCTCGGGGACGGTGCCCGCGACGACGACGAGGTCACCGATCTCCTCGCGAAGCTCAGGCGGGACGCCAACTGGGCGTACCTGCACCCCGACAAGGACGAAACGCGCCGCCGCTTCGAAACGCGCCTGCGCGGCCACCTCGACCGGGCCGAGCCGGGCAGCCTCGCGCAGGTGATGGCGACGACGTCCGCGGGTGGCGAGGTGGACCCGGTCGGCCAGGTCCCGCACTGGCTCTTCGCCTTCGACGCGGCGGGGATGGTGACGCTGCGGACGCTGGCGCTGCTCGCGACCCACCCCGAGCAGGACACCGAAGCGCGCGCGGAAATCGACGGTCTCGACCTCGGCGCGCCGCAGGCGCTGCCCTACCTCCGCGCGAGCGTGCTCGACACCGTGCGGCTCTGGCCGACCACACCGGTGCTGCTGCGGGAAAGCACGGCCGAGACGGCGTGGGGCGAGGACACGAAACTGCCCGCGGGCACGGAGTTCCTCGTGTTCACGCCGTTCTTCCACCGCGACGGCGAGTCCCTCCCGTACGCCGACCGGTTCTCACCGGAGAGCTGGCTGGACGGCAGCGCGCAGCGCAAGCCCGCGCTCGTGCCGTTCAGCGCGGGACCGGGGGAGTGCCCCGGCCGCAACGTGGTGCTGCTGGTGGTGTCCACGATGCTCGCGAACCTGGTGCGGGCCAAGCGGTTCCGCCTGGTTTCCCCGCCGCCGCTTTCGCCGGGCGCCCCGCTGCCGCCGACGATCGACAACTTCGGGCTCCGCTTCGCCGTCGCGGAGGCGTGA
- a CDS encoding STAS domain-containing protein, which produces MTSRGHREVLRIVSHPVTDSVAEIVLTGEIDLSTAPRLDACVDALFRGPMPKVVVVDMNGVGFLGSAGMASLLRAQEQARSYDVPLLLCAVRAQVRRSLVLIGLDGEFVFRDSVEEAKTDWAGTAS; this is translated from the coding sequence ATGACGTCACGCGGGCATCGCGAGGTGCTGCGGATCGTGTCCCACCCCGTCACGGATTCGGTGGCGGAGATCGTGCTGACGGGGGAAATCGACCTGTCGACCGCGCCACGGCTCGATGCCTGCGTCGACGCCCTTTTCCGCGGGCCGATGCCGAAGGTCGTGGTGGTCGACATGAACGGTGTCGGGTTCCTCGGCAGCGCGGGGATGGCCAGCCTCCTGCGCGCGCAGGAGCAGGCGCGGAGCTACGACGTGCCACTCCTGCTGTGCGCGGTGCGGGCACAGGTGCGCCGGTCGCTCGTGCTCATCGGCCTCGACGGCGAGTTCGTCTTCCGGGACTCCGTGGAGGAAGCGAAAACGGACTGGGCGGGTACCGCTTCCTGA